A part of Maridesulfovibrio hydrothermalis AM13 = DSM 14728 genomic DNA contains:
- a CDS encoding multiheme c-type cytochrome — translation MDYPIWHLTSFGGGFWIAVIATVHVFVAQFAVGGGLFLVVAEKMAYRTGSSELLDYVKKHSKFFMLLTMVFGGGTGVALWFTMALLSPVGTLVLVREFLFAWATEWVWFIGEIIALLIYYYYWDKMKREDHIKIGWFYFIFAWLSLFTINGVITFMLTPGQWVETKNFWDAIFNSTFWPALWFRTALCAMLAGLFGFVTASLLKGDEIRCLMVRFCGFWTILGLMLVLPLGYWYLMALPPEQAMLVMYKSHRVAFFMKAFLYCAPVIMLGGLIMPVCIPRKVNFVSAIVMLLVSLMFYGSFEFVREAGRKPYVVWGEVYSTNITPAQVQKLEGKSLLQNARWVPDNLRQITDENRLEAGAWLFQMQCAPCHAINGPMNDIVSRTAKYNTAGLDAFMSGMGKMSRYMPEFMGVADERMALARYIDDLSPAQTSVLPASPEAEIMPAPFVADQKYVLMAWPFEGLRLIVEKDNKLLISEKGSIVRAQLLMRGDPPELITEDVKVVCTLKGQDRIFEFNLEDGFFQSPGIDVDPCTADGYQPLPPVEVKALDASGNILAVTTIVLPVSKRPGCNNCHGGGWDMPGQGGLSTMTADDIIKVHDRDNNTDFNDRVKGGDTIDCLACHDSEFQMDLSAAVHGFHAVYLSGRENDACTMCHPQESLRGVHLEAGMECINCHGVMENHALALLKAEKVKPAARELMALIMPYDIEMSEINPRQPWVQQPDCLTCHAQFGDPETDSVFNEWTSSRAGLFSNRKDEMDVVMCAACHSAPHALFPASDERDNLRAMQYMGDAKPIGSGGTCTVCHEDDMGDPAHHPGMGLEE, via the coding sequence ATGGATTATCCAATTTGGCATTTGACATCTTTCGGCGGCGGTTTCTGGATTGCGGTAATTGCGACAGTGCATGTTTTCGTGGCCCAGTTTGCGGTGGGCGGAGGTCTTTTTCTGGTGGTTGCCGAAAAAATGGCTTACCGCACAGGATCAAGTGAACTGCTCGATTATGTGAAGAAACATTCCAAATTTTTCATGCTTCTGACTATGGTCTTCGGCGGTGGAACAGGTGTAGCTCTCTGGTTTACTATGGCCCTTTTAAGTCCTGTGGGAACACTTGTCCTTGTTCGCGAATTTTTATTTGCATGGGCTACGGAATGGGTCTGGTTCATCGGTGAGATAATTGCCCTGCTTATCTACTATTACTATTGGGATAAGATGAAGAGGGAGGATCATATTAAAATAGGCTGGTTCTATTTTATTTTTGCATGGCTTTCCCTGTTCACCATTAATGGTGTTATTACCTTTATGCTTACCCCCGGTCAGTGGGTGGAAACTAAAAATTTCTGGGATGCGATTTTCAACTCTACTTTCTGGCCTGCACTGTGGTTCCGTACAGCTCTTTGCGCTATGCTTGCAGGTCTATTCGGCTTTGTCACTGCATCGCTGCTCAAAGGGGATGAAATTCGCTGTCTTATGGTCCGTTTTTGCGGATTCTGGACTATACTTGGTCTGATGCTGGTATTGCCGCTGGGCTATTGGTATCTCATGGCTCTGCCTCCTGAGCAGGCCATGCTGGTTATGTACAAATCTCATCGTGTAGCTTTTTTTATGAAAGCTTTTCTTTATTGCGCTCCGGTAATCATGCTGGGTGGGCTTATTATGCCGGTATGTATTCCCCGTAAGGTCAATTTTGTTTCGGCCATAGTCATGCTGCTGGTTTCGCTGATGTTCTACGGTTCATTTGAGTTCGTGCGCGAAGCAGGCAGAAAGCCTTATGTGGTCTGGGGAGAAGTTTATTCAACCAACATCACCCCCGCTCAGGTTCAAAAGCTTGAAGGAAAATCTCTTCTGCAAAATGCCAGATGGGTTCCGGATAATCTGCGTCAGATAACAGATGAAAACAGACTTGAAGCCGGAGCGTGGCTTTTTCAGATGCAGTGCGCTCCTTGCCATGCGATCAACGGCCCGATGAATGATATTGTATCCCGCACAGCAAAATACAATACAGCCGGACTGGATGCTTTCATGTCCGGCATGGGGAAGATGAGCAGGTATATGCCCGAGTTTATGGGCGTAGCTGATGAACGCATGGCTTTGGCCCGGTATATTGATGACTTAAGTCCGGCGCAGACTTCTGTGCTTCCGGCAAGTCCGGAGGCAGAGATTATGCCTGCACCTTTTGTTGCTGATCAGAAATATGTTCTCATGGCATGGCCTTTCGAGGGGCTGCGGTTGATTGTAGAGAAGGACAACAAACTGCTTATCTCTGAGAAAGGCAGCATTGTCCGCGCTCAATTGCTTATGCGCGGTGATCCTCCGGAACTGATCACTGAGGATGTTAAAGTTGTCTGTACCCTTAAAGGGCAGGACCGGATTTTTGAATTCAATCTTGAAGATGGCTTTTTTCAATCTCCGGGCATTGATGTCGATCCATGCACTGCTGACGGGTATCAGCCCCTGCCTCCTGTTGAAGTCAAGGCACTTGACGCATCCGGTAATATTTTAGCCGTCACAACGATCGTGCTTCCGGTGTCAAAACGCCCGGGGTGTAATAACTGTCATGGCGGAGGATGGGATATGCCCGGTCAGGGCGGTCTTTCCACTATGACCGCAGATGATATCATAAAGGTACATGACCGCGACAATAACACTGACTTTAACGACCGGGTCAAAGGCGGCGACACGATAGACTGTCTGGCCTGTCATGATAGTGAATTCCAGATGGACTTGTCCGCTGCGGTGCATGGTTTTCATGCCGTTTATCTTTCCGGTCGTGAAAATGATGCCTGTACTATGTGTCATCCGCAGGAAAGTCTGCGCGGTGTGCATTTAGAAGCCGGAATGGAATGTATAAATTGTCACGGAGTGATGGAAAATCATGCTCTGGCACTGCTTAAGGCTGAAAAGGTCAAGCCGGCAGCCAGAGAGCTTATGGCTTTGATTATGCCATACGACATAGAAATGTCTGAAATAAATCCACGTCAGCCGTGGGTGCAGCAGCCTGATTGTCTGACTTGCCACGCTCAGTTCGGAGATCCTGAAACTGACTCAGTCTTTAATGAGTGGACCAGCAGTCGTGCAGGGCTGTTCAGCAATCGTAAGGATGAAATGGACGTGGTAATGTGCGCGGCCTGTCACAGTGCCCCGCATGCGCTTTTCCCTGCCTCGGATGAACGTGATAACCTGCGTGCCATGCAATACATGGGCGATGCCAAGCCGATAGGTTCCGGCGGAACATGTACGGTGTGTCATGAGGACGATATGGGAGATCCGGCCCATCATCCGGGCATGGGTCTTGAGGAGTAG
- a CDS encoding methylenetetrahydrofolate reductase — protein sequence MQVAKGIKESGQFFSFEFFPPKEKTTWPAFMEKAERLANLNPLFASVTYGAGGTSHDNSLEICTVLKKEMGIDILAHLTCVGASEKSIDEFVEQLGKVEVTDILALGGDGKSDEQESQSRFYHAKDLVEYVNNKFSSVGIGVAGYPGGHPDCPSIAHDLKFHSDKLSKGADFTMTQLFFDNRQYFDYVDRLNGMNATRPVIPGVLPIQSLASLRRIMSLCGAAIPGDLYCGVEDAFNSGGDEAVMDFGFEFARKQIAGLLDNGAPGVHIYTLNRAAMCERLISALKQDGYFS from the coding sequence ATGCAAGTGGCAAAGGGTATTAAGGAATCTGGTCAGTTTTTTTCATTCGAATTTTTCCCGCCAAAAGAGAAAACCACATGGCCTGCATTTATGGAAAAGGCAGAAAGGCTGGCAAACTTAAATCCTCTTTTTGCCTCTGTCACTTACGGAGCAGGAGGAACAAGTCATGATAATTCTCTGGAGATCTGTACTGTGCTCAAGAAAGAGATGGGCATTGATATTCTTGCTCATCTGACCTGCGTAGGGGCCAGTGAAAAATCTATTGATGAATTTGTAGAGCAACTTGGCAAAGTAGAGGTAACCGATATTCTGGCTCTTGGCGGAGACGGAAAATCGGACGAGCAGGAATCTCAGAGCCGTTTTTATCACGCAAAAGATCTTGTTGAATATGTAAATAATAAATTTTCATCTGTCGGCATCGGGGTGGCAGGGTATCCCGGCGGTCATCCCGATTGTCCTTCAATTGCTCATGATCTCAAATTTCATAGTGACAAGCTCTCCAAAGGGGCTGATTTTACCATGACTCAGCTTTTTTTTGATAACAGGCAGTATTTCGATTATGTGGACCGGCTAAATGGAATGAATGCTACGCGTCCTGTTATCCCCGGAGTTCTGCCTATCCAGTCACTTGCATCACTGCGCAGAATTATGTCCCTTTGCGGGGCGGCAATTCCGGGCGACCTTTATTGCGGGGTGGAGGATGCTTTCAACTCGGGCGGTGATGAGGCGGTTATGGATTTTGGATTCGAATTCGCCCGTAAGCAGATTGCCGGACTTCTTGATAACGGTGCACCCGGCGTGCATATCTACACACTCAACCGGGCAGCAATGTGTGAAAGGTTGATCAGTGCGTTGAAGCAGGACGGTTATTTTAGTTGA
- the metE gene encoding 5-methyltetrahydropteroyltriglutamate--homocysteine S-methyltransferase, which translates to MLTHTLGYPRMGSNRELKKKLEAYWRGEAGADDLALTAKKLRLRHWNDQAEAGVDLIPVGDFSYYDHMLDNAVRFGVIPERYNVTDQKASLDDYFKMARGQSGENGVPAMEMTKWFDTNYHYIVPELREDQTFCVADESLLEQINEAVTVGHKVKAVLPGPLTFLLLGKCADQEFDRLTLLEKLIPAYVEFLGKISDRCAWIQFDEPILALDLDEEVRKLFGPVYRTFKESVTDVKIMVASYFGGLGSNLEVAAKLPVDALHVDLVRGGQDLEPLLEKISDNLSLSLGVVDGRNIWRADLDKAIARVKSAQATLGSDRILVAPSCSLLHVPFDLDLETKLDDEIKSWMAFARQKCGEIKCIADGAGGKDVEAVLAQNRKALESRKNSSRTNNLTVAKRLASLKPEDYQRKSPYLKRAEIQRAELGFPILPTTTIGSFPQTAEVRATRSSFKNGRIGQAEYEKFMHNYIADCIARQEAIGLDVLVHGEPERNDMVEYFGENFDGYCFTSNGWVQSYGSRCVKPPVVYGDVSRPAPITVDWINYARSLSSKEVKGMLTGPVTILCWSFVRDDQPRSVTCRQIALAVRDEVADLEKSGVKVIQIDEPALREGLPLRRSEQQEYLKWAEECFRLSASCVEDATQIHTHMCYCEFDEIINSIAALDADVISIEASRSRMELLGSFKQFSYPNEVGPGVYDIHSPAIPDADEMAALLEKALEVIPAERLWVNPDCGLKTRKWDEVEPSLRNMVQAAAKVRQKI; encoded by the coding sequence ATGCTGACGCACACTTTAGGCTACCCGAGAATGGGCAGTAACAGAGAACTTAAAAAGAAACTTGAAGCGTACTGGAGAGGCGAAGCCGGGGCGGATGACCTTGCTTTGACTGCAAAAAAATTAAGGTTGCGTCACTGGAATGATCAGGCAGAGGCCGGCGTAGACCTTATTCCGGTCGGTGATTTTTCCTACTATGACCATATGCTTGATAATGCCGTAAGATTCGGTGTTATTCCTGAAAGATATAATGTGACAGATCAGAAAGCATCTCTGGATGACTATTTTAAAATGGCTCGCGGACAGTCCGGTGAAAACGGTGTTCCAGCCATGGAAATGACTAAATGGTTTGATACAAACTATCATTATATAGTGCCTGAATTGCGGGAAGATCAGACATTTTGCGTTGCAGACGAATCGCTGCTTGAGCAGATTAATGAAGCTGTTACGGTTGGACATAAGGTAAAGGCGGTGCTGCCCGGGCCGCTTACTTTTCTTTTGCTCGGAAAGTGCGCTGATCAGGAATTTGACCGCCTGACTTTGCTAGAAAAGTTGATTCCGGCTTACGTTGAGTTTCTCGGAAAAATTTCAGACCGGTGCGCATGGATTCAGTTTGATGAACCTATTCTGGCACTTGATCTGGATGAAGAGGTGCGTAAACTTTTTGGGCCGGTTTACCGGACGTTCAAAGAATCTGTGACTGATGTAAAAATCATGGTCGCCTCATATTTCGGAGGACTTGGCAGCAACCTTGAAGTTGCGGCTAAACTTCCGGTTGACGCACTGCATGTCGATCTCGTTCGCGGAGGACAGGATCTCGAACCGCTGCTGGAAAAAATAAGCGATAACCTTTCTCTTTCCCTTGGCGTGGTCGATGGTAGGAATATCTGGCGGGCAGACCTTGATAAAGCGATTGCCAGAGTGAAATCAGCGCAGGCAACTCTCGGCAGCGACCGGATTCTGGTTGCTCCTTCATGCTCGTTGCTTCATGTTCCTTTTGACCTTGATCTGGAAACTAAGCTTGATGATGAAATTAAATCATGGATGGCTTTTGCACGTCAGAAATGTGGTGAGATAAAATGCATTGCAGACGGTGCCGGCGGTAAAGACGTGGAAGCTGTGCTTGCTCAAAACCGGAAGGCTCTTGAGTCTCGTAAAAATAGTTCCAGAACCAATAATCTTACCGTTGCAAAGAGACTTGCGTCTTTAAAACCGGAAGATTATCAGCGCAAATCTCCCTATCTTAAACGTGCAGAAATCCAGCGGGCCGAGCTTGGCTTTCCTATTCTGCCGACCACAACCATCGGATCTTTTCCGCAGACTGCTGAGGTCAGAGCCACCAGAAGCAGTTTTAAAAACGGGCGTATCGGTCAGGCTGAATATGAAAAATTCATGCATAATTACATTGCAGACTGCATCGCCCGTCAGGAGGCAATCGGTCTGGATGTCCTTGTGCATGGTGAGCCTGAGCGAAATGACATGGTCGAATATTTCGGCGAGAATTTTGACGGCTATTGTTTCACTTCAAACGGCTGGGTTCAGAGTTACGGTTCCAGATGCGTTAAGCCTCCGGTTGTCTATGGCGATGTATCCCGCCCCGCGCCTATTACTGTGGACTGGATTAATTATGCCCGTTCCCTTTCAAGTAAAGAAGTTAAGGGAATGCTTACCGGACCTGTCACAATCCTCTGCTGGAGTTTTGTCCGTGATGATCAGCCGCGTAGCGTGACCTGCCGTCAGATTGCTCTGGCAGTGCGTGATGAAGTGGCAGACCTTGAAAAGAGCGGTGTAAAAGTCATCCAGATTGATGAACCTGCTCTGCGTGAAGGCTTGCCGCTGCGCAGGTCCGAACAGCAGGAGTATCTTAAGTGGGCTGAGGAGTGTTTCCGTCTTTCTGCCTCCTGCGTCGAAGATGCAACCCAGATTCATACCCATATGTGTTACTGCGAATTTGATGAAATCATCAATTCCATTGCAGCCCTTGATGCCGACGTGATCAGCATTGAGGCCAGCCGCAGCCGTATGGAACTTCTCGGAAGCTTCAAGCAGTTCAGTTATCCGAATGAAGTCGGCCCGGGGGTTTATGATATTCACAGTCCAGCAATCCCTGATGCAGATGAAATGGCAGCACTGCTTGAAAAGGCTCTGGAAGTCATTCCGGCAGAGCGGCTTTGGGTTAACCCTGACTGCGGTCTCAAGACTCGCAAATGGGATGAGGTAGAGCCGTCACTTCGGAATATGGTTCAGGCAGCAGCGAAGGTTCGTCAGAAAATATAA
- a CDS encoding DUF4136 domain-containing protein, giving the protein MRKLFTIFILVGMMLSGCVYVDMNVDNKPAPGLDFSKFKTFGFKKKSDSKAGLETVLLAAAKSELEAKGFKYNQVSPDFVVLVSFGSKAFMERGVTYKRDAYEYDYISKTNAKIGVVKAADASRLDNTVRIYLMTPEDEGEKTFLWRGSASSVDFEGVGVVGKCLVKGALLKFPTAEGKFREKINVRDCEE; this is encoded by the coding sequence GTGCGGAAGTTATTTACAATTTTCATTTTGGTCGGGATGATGCTTTCGGGGTGTGTATACGTTGATATGAATGTGGATAACAAGCCTGCGCCCGGACTTGATTTCAGCAAATTCAAAACTTTCGGTTTCAAGAAAAAAAGTGATTCCAAAGCCGGACTTGAAACAGTGCTGCTGGCTGCGGCAAAATCTGAGCTGGAAGCAAAAGGGTTTAAGTATAATCAGGTCTCACCTGATTTTGTAGTTCTTGTTAGTTTTGGCTCCAAGGCTTTTATGGAAAGAGGGGTTACCTATAAAAGGGATGCCTACGAATATGACTATATTTCCAAGACCAATGCTAAAATCGGAGTTGTGAAAGCTGCTGATGCTTCGCGTCTTGATAACACCGTGCGTATTTACTTGATGACCCCTGAAGATGAGGGTGAGAAAACTTTCCTATGGAGAGGAAGTGCTTCAAGTGTTGACTTTGAAGGCGTTGGCGTTGTCGGAAAATGTCTGGTTAAAGGCGCATTGCTTAAGTTTCCCACAGCTGAAGGCAAATTTCGTGAAAAGATCAACGTCAGGGATTGCGAAGAGTAA
- a CDS encoding glycosyltransferase → MKNEVNKTIAWIGNTFFRTGMDELGYRTVHIPIRGQQVFTWKEIVRLTGEEPFAVVYADRSIAPPLAGVETYPCLTIFHCIDTHIHSWYPLYAQGFDICLVSLKDHLDRFTPRLPESRLLWFPPIVMNDDIPIKMEKEWDLLFVGKVDPELTPARMKFIDEITRQIPGLHVTQGQYRNLFPRARVVLNIAERGDLNFRVFEALACGSCLLTPAIDQGLFDLFEDGVHLVSYEADNAKDLVDKLNVLLADEALRERIARQGNELIEKSHRIIHRARTVHNVINDMDVDQAIKARLAAAPLLRKNFLKSIYLHWAEQIVTPEFQKIYLQAAKD, encoded by the coding sequence GTGAAAAACGAAGTAAACAAAACCATCGCATGGATCGGCAATACTTTTTTCCGTACCGGAATGGATGAACTGGGCTACAGAACCGTCCATATCCCCATCCGCGGGCAGCAGGTGTTTACGTGGAAGGAAATCGTCCGCTTAACCGGAGAAGAACCTTTTGCCGTGGTTTACGCGGACCGATCTATAGCCCCTCCTCTGGCAGGCGTTGAAACATATCCCTGCCTGACTATATTTCATTGCATTGATACCCATATCCATAGCTGGTATCCTCTTTATGCTCAGGGGTTCGACATCTGCCTTGTCAGTCTGAAAGATCACCTTGACCGTTTTACGCCCCGCCTGCCTGAATCCAGACTGCTATGGTTTCCGCCCATTGTTATGAATGATGATATCCCCATAAAAATGGAAAAAGAATGGGATCTGCTTTTTGTCGGTAAAGTTGATCCGGAACTGACTCCGGCCCGCATGAAATTTATTGATGAAATAACCAGACAGATCCCCGGACTCCATGTCACTCAGGGACAATACCGCAACCTTTTCCCGAGAGCACGTGTAGTGCTGAATATTGCTGAACGCGGTGACTTGAATTTTCGGGTATTTGAAGCACTTGCCTGTGGATCATGTTTACTCACCCCCGCCATTGATCAGGGCCTTTTCGATCTTTTTGAAGACGGGGTACACCTTGTTTCCTACGAAGCGGATAATGCAAAAGATCTAGTTGATAAATTAAATGTACTGCTAGCTGATGAGGCACTGCGTGAGAGAATTGCAAGGCAGGGCAACGAGCTTATTGAAAAGTCTCACCGCATAATTCACCGCGCCCGGACTGTGCATAACGTCATAAATGACATGGATGTTGATCAAGCAATTAAGGCCCGGCTTGCCGCTGCGCCCTTGTTACGTAAAAATTTTCTTAAATCGATTTATCTGCACTGGGCTGAACAGATTGTAACACCTGAATTTCAAAAAATTTATTTACAGGCAGCAAAGGATTAA
- the metC gene encoding cystathionine beta-lyase, with product MHKNTRLVNAGAKEALQSIKTINPPLHRASTVLFDSYEDMLKANRGEFSGINYGTSGLAAQKAFEAAMVELEGAHGCKALQSGISAIAMVLMAFTRQGDHILICDNVYGPTRHFCTGFLTKYGVKTDFLPSSAGADIAGFIQENTRLIFMESPGSNTFEIQDVPAIAEVCRDKGIVSVMDNTWATPLYFNPFEHGVDVSIQSATKYITGHSDILLGTVSTNEKCWDAFKQCCGLFEAFAAQEDCYQALRGLRTLAVRLKHHEQAALDVAGWLEGHEMVESVIHPAFESHPEHELWKRDFKGSSGLFGFTLKEGFEDIDHAPFVDSLELFGLGYSWGGYKSLITGGKFRRSNHFGYEGKTIFRLNIGMEDVEDLKKDLAQGLERLKN from the coding sequence ATGCATAAAAATACCAGACTGGTAAATGCCGGGGCAAAAGAGGCCCTGCAATCCATAAAGACCATCAACCCTCCGCTGCACCGCGCTTCAACCGTACTTTTTGATTCATACGAAGATATGCTGAAGGCCAATCGGGGAGAGTTTTCAGGCATAAATTACGGAACTTCAGGACTTGCGGCACAGAAAGCATTTGAAGCTGCTATGGTGGAGCTGGAAGGAGCGCACGGCTGCAAAGCTTTACAGTCCGGAATCAGTGCCATCGCTATGGTGCTCATGGCTTTCACCAGACAGGGCGATCATATTTTGATCTGCGATAACGTGTACGGTCCGACCCGTCATTTCTGCACTGGTTTTTTAACAAAATACGGGGTCAAAACAGATTTTCTGCCTTCAAGTGCCGGAGCTGATATTGCGGGGTTCATACAGGAGAATACCAGACTTATTTTTATGGAATCTCCGGGGTCAAATACTTTTGAAATTCAGGATGTGCCGGCCATTGCTGAGGTTTGCAGGGATAAGGGGATCGTCAGTGTGATGGATAACACATGGGCTACTCCGCTTTATTTTAATCCGTTTGAGCATGGTGTGGATGTTTCTATCCAGTCGGCAACAAAGTATATCACGGGGCATTCGGATATCCTGCTGGGTACGGTTTCAACCAATGAAAAATGCTGGGATGCTTTTAAGCAATGCTGCGGACTGTTTGAAGCTTTTGCTGCGCAGGAAGATTGTTATCAGGCCCTGCGTGGTTTGCGGACTCTGGCTGTGCGTCTTAAACATCATGAGCAGGCGGCTCTTGATGTGGCAGGATGGCTTGAGGGGCATGAAATGGTGGAGTCGGTTATTCATCCGGCCTTTGAAAGTCACCCTGAACATGAACTCTGGAAACGTGATTTTAAAGGCTCCAGCGGACTTTTCGGTTTTACATTAAAAGAAGGATTTGAAGATATTGACCATGCCCCCTTTGTGGATAGTCTTGAACTTTTCGGTCTAGGCTATAGCTGGGGCGGATATAAAAGCCTCATTACCGGAGGAAAGTTCAGGCGCAGCAATCACTTCGGCTACGAAGGGAAGACTATATTCCGTCTGAACATCGGAATGGAAGATGTGGAGGATCTGAAAAAGGATTTGGCACAGGGACTTGAGCGACTTAAAAATTAA
- the aroB gene encoding 3-dehydroquinate synthase, whose product MSVVDVILRGDFDNSYEITVDYGIMDEVVSDLCDEKFGCTPVVICDENTRELFGHELVEKLAVKGVDPLLLTVPAGENSKSLDVFGSLLEAMLEAGITRQDVVVALGGGVVGDLSGYVAGSYMRGINFVQVPTTLLSQVDSAVGGKVAVNISGGKNYCGMFYQPRRVYSDISALDTLPEREILSGLGEVVKHGFIYDRDFVEFLRDNAEKVLKLDKEVMSRVVSRCCEIKADVVSRDEKEGGMRRILNYGHTVGHAIETFAGYKKSHGECVAYGMRIVARACSKAGILSGDDLELHDEVMDRLGLATGDIDIDPSLIMELMKRDKKVKQGAVVIVALDKLGHAVVREDFPLELIEAELKDLS is encoded by the coding sequence ATGTCTGTGGTTGATGTAATACTGCGGGGTGATTTCGATAATTCCTATGAAATAACAGTTGATTACGGGATTATGGACGAAGTGGTAAGCGACCTCTGTGATGAAAAGTTTGGATGCACGCCCGTTGTTATCTGTGATGAAAATACCCGTGAGCTTTTTGGGCATGAGCTGGTCGAAAAGCTTGCTGTTAAAGGAGTTGACCCGCTTCTGTTAACCGTTCCGGCCGGTGAAAACAGCAAGAGCCTTGATGTGTTCGGTTCACTGCTTGAAGCAATGCTTGAAGCAGGCATCACCCGTCAGGATGTTGTAGTTGCCTTAGGTGGCGGAGTGGTCGGGGATTTATCCGGATATGTTGCCGGAAGCTACATGCGCGGCATCAACTTTGTTCAGGTTCCCACAACTTTGCTTTCACAGGTGGATTCCGCTGTGGGCGGTAAGGTTGCAGTAAATATCAGCGGCGGTAAAAATTATTGCGGCATGTTCTACCAGCCAAGGCGGGTTTATTCCGACATATCAGCTCTGGATACCCTGCCTGAACGTGAAATTCTCAGCGGACTGGGTGAAGTGGTCAAGCACGGCTTCATTTATGATCGTGATTTTGTGGAATTTTTGCGTGATAATGCTGAAAAGGTTCTCAAACTGGACAAAGAAGTCATGTCCAGAGTTGTATCACGGTGCTGCGAAATCAAGGCTGATGTTGTTTCACGCGATGAAAAAGAAGGTGGAATGCGCCGTATTCTCAACTATGGTCACACCGTCGGACATGCCATTGAAACTTTTGCCGGTTATAAAAAGTCTCATGGAGAATGCGTAGCCTACGGTATGCGAATAGTTGCCCGTGCCTGCAGCAAGGCTGGAATTCTTTCCGGTGACGACCTTGAACTACATGACGAAGTCATGGACAGGCTGGGGCTTGCAACCGGAGATATTGACATTGATCCTTCCCTGATCATGGAACTGATGAAGCGGGATAAGAAGGTAAAGCAGGGCGCAGTGGTTATTGTTGCGCTTGACAAGCTGGGCCACGCAGTGGTCAGAGAAGATTTCCCCCTTGAGCTGATTGAGGCGGAATTGAAAGACTTATCCTGA
- a CDS encoding bifunctional 3-deoxy-7-phosphoheptulonate synthase/chorismate mutase type II, which translates to MSVKLDITGIDSWGFKHDGPFIIAGPCSAESREQLLETARGIADKGVHMLRAGIWKPRTRPNCFEGMGEEGLKWLVEAGKETGLPICCECANPEHVELCLKYGVDLIWIGARTTVNPFAVQALADALEGSDIPVLVKNPINPDVELWIGALERLNKAGIKKLGAIHRGFSSARATEYRNAPNWRIFIELRRRCEGMPIICDPSHLCGKRELIPAVAQKALDLLFDGLMIESHNNPDAALSDSKQQFTPEDLGKVIAGLESRHPALEDEDFIHEVEKKRIRLEEIDDTIVELLAERMALGRKIGKLKRSRGIALLQPAQWKKTVEKRTREGIARGMDEHFMLRIFQYIHEESLRQQESVLAGEE; encoded by the coding sequence ATGAGCGTTAAACTTGATATTACCGGTATAGATTCATGGGGTTTTAAGCATGACGGACCTTTTATCATTGCCGGACCGTGCAGCGCTGAATCTCGCGAGCAGCTTCTGGAAACAGCCAGAGGAATTGCAGACAAGGGCGTTCATATGCTGCGTGCCGGAATCTGGAAACCCCGTACGCGCCCTAACTGCTTTGAGGGAATGGGTGAAGAAGGTCTTAAGTGGCTGGTTGAAGCAGGAAAAGAAACAGGGCTGCCTATCTGCTGTGAATGTGCAAATCCTGAGCATGTTGAACTTTGCCTTAAATACGGGGTGGATCTGATTTGGATCGGCGCGAGAACGACTGTTAACCCTTTTGCCGTTCAGGCCCTTGCAGATGCTCTGGAAGGCAGTGACATTCCTGTGCTGGTAAAGAATCCTATCAATCCTGATGTTGAACTCTGGATCGGTGCTCTGGAACGTTTGAACAAAGCAGGAATTAAAAAGCTGGGTGCTATTCACAGAGGCTTTTCCTCTGCCAGAGCTACTGAATACCGTAATGCTCCTAACTGGAGAATTTTCATTGAACTGCGTCGCCGCTGCGAAGGCATGCCTATCATTTGTGACCCGAGTCACCTTTGCGGTAAGCGTGAACTTATTCCGGCTGTGGCCCAGAAGGCTCTTGATCTGCTTTTTGACGGTCTGATGATTGAATCTCACAATAATCCTGATGCGGCACTTAGTGACAGTAAGCAGCAGTTTACTCCTGAAGATTTAGGTAAGGTTATCGCCGGGCTTGAGTCACGTCATCCTGCCCTTGAAGATGAAGATTTTATCCATGAAGTGGAAAAGAAGCGTATCCGCCTTGAAGAGATTGATGATACGATTGTTGAGCTTTTGGCTGAACGTATGGCACTGGGACGTAAAATAGGTAAGTTGAAGAGAAGCCGCGGTATTGCACTTCTTCAGCCTGCGCAGTGGAAAAAGACTGTCGAGAAACGTACTCGCGAAGGCATTGCCCGCGGTATGGATGAGCATTTCATGCTCCGTATTTTTCAGTACATCCACGAAGAATCCCTGCGTCAGCAGGAAAGTGTACTGGCCGGAGAAGAGTAA